A window of Pomacea canaliculata isolate SZHN2017 linkage group LG3, ASM307304v1, whole genome shotgun sequence contains these coding sequences:
- the LOC112560745 gene encoding alpha-(1,3)-fucosyltransferase C-like → MPFHQTGGCRRQASRCHRLSRVAGRDRDPPARTHPDQVFIFHDMDPPIKSLRAFGGDAWNSVFNWTWSYRRDSDIWEPRGVLTYDDQNDNIEKTTSYFREVAKSKSRSKPVAWFVSTCHVNSQRELYVQELQKHIRVDVYGTCGNMTCQKSFACLEMLSRKYYFYLSFESALCEDFITEKFFHMFFKGIHIVPVVMGGADYKSFFPDGTYIHTDWFESPSDLAAYLNRLIEDKDEYAEYLLRKSYFMYEESGSDAALCQLCQRLHHLEESRKVYDDIKSWYRDDQCRAPRPV, encoded by the exons ATGCCGTTTCATCAGACCGGAGGTTGTCGGCGACAAGCAAGTAGATGCCATCGTCTTTCCAGGGTGGCTGGAAGAGACAGAGATCCACCTGCCAGAACGCATCCAGATCAG GTGTTCATTTTCCATGACATGGACCCACCCATCAAGTCCCTCCGAGCTTTTGGTGGTGACGCCTGGAATTCAGTATTCAACTGGACTTGGAGCTATCGGCGCGATTCTGACATATGGGAGCCGCGAGGTGTGTTGACCTACGACGACCAAAACGACAACATCGAGAAGACCACGTCCTACTTCAGGGAGGtggccaagagcaagagccgtAGCAAACCTGTAGCGTGGTTCGTCAGCACGTGTCACGTGAACAGCCAGCGCGAACTGTACGTCCAAGAACTGCAGAAGCACATCCGGGTGGACGTGTACGGCACTTGCGGAAACATGACCTGCCAGAAGAGCTTCGCCTGTCTTGAAATGCTTTCCAGAAAGTACTATTTCTACCTCAGCTTCGAGAGCGCCCTCTGTGAGGATTTCATCACCGAAAAGTTCTTCCACATGTTCTTTAAAGGCATACACATCGTGCCGGTTGTCATGGGCGGCGCAGATTACAAAAGCTTCTTCCCGGACGGCACCTACATCCATACGGACTGGTTCGAATCTCCCAGCGACCTGGCAGCATACCTGAACAGACTCATAGAAGACAAAGACGAGTATGCCGAGTACCTGTTGCGCAAAAGCTACTTTATGTACGAAGAATCCGGAAGTGACGCAGCTCTCTGTCAGTTGTGTCAACGTCTGCATCACTTAGAGGAAAGCAGAAAAGTCTACGATGATATCAAGAGCTGGTACCGAGATGATCAGTGCAGAGCCCCCAGACCTGTATGA
- the LOC112559354 gene encoding ceramide phosphoethanolamine synthase-like, protein MPVAMPSLPGFQVFRDEMSLFKVIGMALLFYYCVMDVILYITFMNTNLVESSKGASDDELYSPFTHLSVKQLMNDHTSQYIVSPAIEYFDIFTQFSGIFYFITPNMISFTHLAIAFLAGRFVASESLHSRRIGVILFEIRTCMDTLDGVVFRAHTHTKGMYQSVRNSSGYYVDITCDALGGVFLCFGVLFYLFKRFDPAKQVDLSWKSVEAGTSGAGKSGTNGLLHSGAQVTYSKKMLFWKCWCYGITIAMGGKFWDSIVSDFKDVFQIPIADPALSALQYETCHSGTTVFLWYLWRLVEGQALLQYLLVAIFIDKVWEFINFVQYILFVAVLLLYLVSLLYVHHVRTMLHL, encoded by the exons ATGCCTGTCGCCATGCCGTCCCTGCCTGGATTTCAGGTGTTCCGCGACGAGATGTCGTTGTTCAAAGTTATTGGAATGGCTCTCCTCTTCTATTACTGCGTAATGGATGTCATTCTCTATATCACCTTTATGAACACTAACCTGGTGGAGTCCTCAAAGGGCGCGTCAGATGATGAGCTGTACTCACCATTCAC TCACTTGTCCGTAAAGCAGCTGATGAACGATCACACCAGTCAGTACATCGTGTCACCGGCGATCGAGTACTTTGACATCTTCACTCAGTTCAGTGGTATCTTCTACTTCATCACCCCAAACATGATCTCCTTCACGCACCTGGCTATCGCCTTTCTGGCCGGCAGGTTTGTGGCCTCCGAGTCGCTGCACAGCCGCCGCATCGGGGTCATCCTCTTCGAGATCCGAACCTGTATGGACACGCTGGATGGCGTCGTCTTTCGCGCTCACACGCATACCAAAG GTATGTATCAGTCTGTGAGAAACTCTTCAGGGTATTATGTAGACATAACATGCGATGCGCTTGGTGGTGTATTCCTGTGTTTCGGCGTCCTCTTCTACCTCTTCAAGCGCTTCGATCCTGCCAAACAGGTCGATCTGTCGTGGAAAAGTGTCGAGGCTGGCACCTCAG GAGCCGGAAAGAGTGGAACCAACGGTCTGCTGCACAGCGGGGCGCAAGTGACGTACAGCAAAAAGATGCTCTTCTGGAAGTGCTGGTGCTACGGCATCACCATCGCCATGGGCGGCAAATTCTGGGACTCTATCGTTAGCGACTTCAAAGATGTCTTCCAGATACCCATCGCCGATCCTGCTCTGTCG GCACTGCAGTATGAGACATGTCATTCAGGCACTACTGTCTTCCTTTGGTACTTGTGGCGACTAGTGGAAGGTCAAGCTTTACTGCAGTACCTGCTGGTTGCTATCTTCATTGACAAAGTTTGG gAATTTATCAACTTTGTGCAGTACATCTTATTTGTAGCAGTCTTATTACTGTACCTCGTCAGCCTGCTGTATGTACACCAT GTTCGAACCATGTTACACCTGTAG